Part of the Pirellulales bacterium genome is shown below.
AAAACAACGGCCGCAGGCGTCCGTTCAGCCGGCCCGGGGCTGAATACGGTAAGATTAGGCGCACATGCCAATGATCGCCAACGCCTCACCCTAGCGGTAGCGTGATGCTCAAGAAACACTCCGTTCGGCTTATGTTCCTTGCGTCCTTGGCAAGCTTCGGGTTGCGCACTGGGAAATGCGATGGTTCCCCCCCGACCTATTGTATTTTTGCACCAAGAATTGAGTGACCGGATGCGGCGGCCGTTCAGGTGCAGCTCCACGCCGGTGGTAAGGTTTATTTCCAGGTGATGGAAGCTCGTAAACCAGAACCGGGCGATAAGGCTGTGTCCACGGCAATCGCATCTTATTTCTCGACGAAACTGAGCAGAATGCGTTCCAGGGTATCGGTGGAGAGGCAGGCGCGGTAGCGCTTGCCGCGGATATTGTCTTTGATGGCAGTGTCCACTGAGAGGATGGACACTGCCAAGCGTCGCAGCATGGCCGTCGTCTGTGGGGCGTGCAGCTTGCGAATGCGGCTGGCGTCTTCTGTAAAAGTTACATCCAAAACCCAGTGCAATTGACTCTCGATGCTCCAGTGCTGGCGAATCAATTTGGCCAGGGCCTTCACCTTCGCCGGGAGGCTCGACAGGAAATAGCTGACTTCGGTCGTTTCCCGTCCGGCGCTGAGCGTCGTGCGGATCACCATCACGATGGTCGCCAGCTTTGCCCAATCGGCAAAACCAGGCAAAGCGCGCGGCGCCGGCAGGACGTAGTATTCACGCCGCTCTTGGCGACCGCGATTGGTCTCCACGGTGACGTGCCGGCGCAGGTCGCGGGCGGGAACATCGGCCGTGAGAGCCGCAGCAAACTCGTCCGCCACCGCCTGCACCAACTTGGGATGGTTGTCCTTGAGCGCCAGCAGGTAGTCGCCTTTGCCCTGGACGATCTTCTGGGCGATCTCTTTTTGGCAGCCCATCGCGTCGATGGTGACGGTCGTTCCTTTCAGGTTGAGTAGCTCCAACAGCAGCGGCACGGCTGTGATTTCGTTGGATTTGGCGTCGGTGGCGACCTGACCGAGCGTCAGCCGGGCTTCGCAGGCCCAAGCCGAAACGAGGTGCAGCGGATTCTTGCCGGCCGCCCGATCAAACGAGCCGCGCAGAGTTTTGCCATCGATGGCGATGTGCTTGCCGATCTGGCGGCCCACGTCGTCGAGCCACTGCCCAACGCAAGCTGCCAGCTTGGCCGGATCGAGTAGCGCGAAGACGCGGCCGAACGTGTCGTGCGAAGGAATGCCGTTCTCCAGCCGGAGAAAGGTGCGTAGCCA
Proteins encoded:
- a CDS encoding ISAs1 family transposase gives rise to the protein MSQRLVAVFSTFEDLTDPRIERTRRHELFELLVVALCGTIAGSDSWADVERFGNDRLDWLRTFLRLENGIPSHDTFGRVFALLDPAKLAACVGQWLDDVGRQIGKHIAIDGKTLRGSFDRAAGKNPLHLVSAWACEARLTLGQVATDAKSNEITAVPLLLELLNLKGTTVTIDAMGCQKEIAQKIVQGKGDYLLALKDNHPKLVQAVADEFAAALTADVPARDLRRHVTVETNRGRQERREYYVLPAPRALPGFADWAKLATIVMVIRTTLSAGRETTEVSYFLSSLPAKVKALAKLIRQHWSIESQLHWVLDVTFTEDASRIRKLHAPQTTAMLRRLAVSILSVDTAIKDNIRGKRYRACLSTDTLERILLSFVEK